AAAGGCATAGGCTCCTGCCTTGGCCGGATCTACTCTATTGCGTGAGCTCATCGGGTTTATGAGGATAGGTTTGCATCTTCTACTTACCACCAACCCCGTAGTACATCTTGGAACCCTTGCTGGGAGGAATAGGGATGACGTTGGCCGCCGGCTTTGTATCGCACGACCAATGGATATTTGGCGACAGGGTGACGTGGGGCCCATCGTGAGCAAATGTCGCGGTTTGTTCTCCTATAAAACCAAACCTATTTGCCTGTTCTGTGGGATATGGGCAAGGCGTAGGGAGAATAGTCTTAGTAAAGTTGCCGTTGCTACCGGGTGCAGATGAAGCCGGATATGCGCTTGCGGCGCCAGCTATAGCTACTAGCAATGCGGCTCGCATCTTGAGTAACATCATGGCGCCCGGTCGAGAATCCAAAGACTAAGTGAGTGACTGAATTAGCATAAATGATGAACGATAAGCAATGAGACCCTGTGAGGCGTAAATGAGTGTGGAGGTCAGCTTGGCAGAAAGACATACGGAGTATTTGCTACATGGGCTGGGACTTCCTTGAAATGTTATAACCATCGATAGTAGTGTAATGCTTCTCTTCAATGTGATCTCAACAAAGACGTAGTGTGAGATGTCACCAGAGGCTGGATGTCAGGGAGAATTCCGTAATTCAAAAGTTGTTTCTTGAAGCCAAGACAAGAGATTCCTCTCTCATCAAAATCAGCCGTCGACAATTCCGACGGCGTATAGGGGCAGAATGCCGTGGAGCACTTTTCAGCTACAACTATCATAAGAGCCAGTGGTCTTCACATTGCGAGACTCACGGCTTCGACAACATGAATGTCCCAAGACGGATCACCAGGCAAAAGAGACACAAGGCAATCCCAGAGGTGCTCAACTGAAAATGGCTTTCCCATTCCGCACGAAATTTGCCGTTCGAATGATATCCCACGGCTGATCAGACTTGTCACATTTATCCCTTGCGCCAAGCCAGCCACACATACACAGTCAGTAGTTAAATGGGCTGCTAATGATGCCTTCTGTCTAGCTGATGAATGTGATGACATCCGTATACCTTTCACAGATCTCAGCGCACGAATACTTTGAAGATCGCTAAGTGACTCGTCAATGCACGCGCGAAGAATATTCTCACCTCTCAGACTACATTCTGAAAGCCTCTCTCTAGCAAAGCGATCGAACTCGCGATACCAACGCCGGATAATCTCTTCAAGGACGATATCCGGTTCCAAACATGTACATGCACTTGACCAAATGTGACAGCACCAATTGAGAATGCCAGAACAGAAAGCTCCTGGACTTCAGCACGACTCACCTCAGCGGAAGCAGGGTACGCCGGTTCAAACAACTGCATTCTTCGTTACACTAAAACAAGCTTAAATCTTAGCTGGATTTGCAGAATTGGAATTGGAAAGTCCCTTACCATTCCTGCGAGAATCTAGACGAAATGCCATACCACTTTGCGGTTCAAAGGACAGCACAATATTGGCCAGCTGATGATAACCAGTTCTTGGCGGTTTTCATTTTGGCTTGACAGCCGTGGTCGCCATGACCGAACTGCGGCTGAGGTCTCAGCCACGTTTCTCACGTTGATAGTAACGGAATTGCTATGGCACCTGTACTCCCCATATCGCCTTACAATGGCGTACACTATAACCCACGTGTCATTCACGCGTTGGAAAAGTCTCAATACACAGGCTTCCAAGTACAAAGGAACCTTGAGAGTGGATACGAGGTGAGTTTCGCTATACTGTTGTGCAAATCGCACTGAAGAAAGAGGAATTAGGTGAATACCATGGATTCCTCCTAATTATGTAAGTCGGAATGGCCAGTGGGTTACATTGGAAGCTTTCTCTTCGTTATTAGGCGCTCTCGGAATTTTAAgtaactcttaataatatgTTCATACATTTTTAACGAACTTGGTGTAGAATTATCATGTTGATCGTACCACGGAAGAAAATGGAGGACGGGGGCCAAATTATCATCAAAATCGCCCTTAGCAGTTGAGGTTACAACAAGACCGCTTATCTAAGACGTGCGGCACAGTTCTTTATCCTCTTCTAGCCTGTTTGCCGTTTTCCATCCTCGCTTTTCATGTTTCTGAACACTTTTGGCTCAACTCTTGGACAGCAAGTATAATTTCAAACACTTCCTTCTCTAGAAACCAAAAAACGCCGAGGTGGAAAGCGGGCACGCCGTTAGGGTATTTGACCACAACACGAAGACGAGATGCGGACGCTTGACCAAGTCGAGTACTCTGAGGAGGCTACAGTCGCCGCCGTGACCGACTTTTACGTCTTTCTGACCAAAATGTACCTTCCCGAGTCGGCTGTCGTGCACCCGCCGCCTGGAGGGTGGCCAACGTTAGCCTCTGATTTACAAGGCCTGGGGAAGTCAGACGAGGTACTGAGCCTACTTTCACACCTACCGTACATCCGCCAAGATCTCGACGACAATGAGATACCAGAAATCACCCCTGGAGGTCGTTGGGTAGACTGGCGCATGTCCAGCACCTGGGTACGCGACGGCGGCAGCGACATCGACGAGCTTCGCACCATCACCGAGGGCCCCGCCATCACGGAGCACGTACCCGAGAGCGTCGTCGGGCTGACGATGAGCGAGCACCACACCTTCTTGATTGATACGGAGCTCGGCGTCATCTACTGGCCAGAGTGTCCCGGCCGGCTCCGCGACGGGCCCCGGTGCATCGAGGACGACCCGTACGATTACTGCGACGATGAGGAAGACGCCGAGTGGCGTGCCGACGGCGCCGCGTGGTCTGTCGCCGACTTCTTCAAGGTGCTCAAGGCCGAGTACCGCTTGCTGCGCTGGGTGCCGTGTAACGAGTACGAGGTCTTGGATTCGGAGAGCGCGATGACGAGGAATCCTATTCCGGCGCTGCAGGAGGTCTACCGGCGCCACGGTTAGCCCAATTCGCAAGAGTATCGAAAGGAGGAGTGCCTTGAGGAGACGAAGGCGGTTATGATTGCAATTGAGCAGGCAGGGTATGAGGAGGAAGGGCGCACTTAGATTTCATACGAATAAGGTGTGCTCATTTGCGTGCTTACTGGTATCAGGCTCGTTTCTTAGCCGCGTTCGCTATTGTTGAGAGCCATACGCCGAATGAGCTGGTTACTCCGGTAAAAGAGTAAATAAGTGATTCTCACAAGCGTAGGTTACATTGGGCCTCGTGTAAAGCAGCCTCTATGCTTATCATGTTTTGATTACATATTCATTGGTCTCGTGTATATATGGCTTAATGGCGTGAACAGCCTCCTGACTAAATCCGCCCTCGTCTCTTAACTTCTGACCACCATCTCTTGCCTGGCCTGTCTTCCTCAATATTTTCCTGGCCTCTTTTATCAATATCACCCTAATTTCCTCTTCGAGTTCCGTCAAGTGACGGTTCAGACTTTTCAAGCAGTCCACCTCTTAGTCTTGGCGGCAGGAGCCGGGCAGGGAGTTGTGTTTTCCGGGTCAAAGATATCGTCTCCAACCCAGACGGGCCAGACCTCGTTGATGACGGCCCGCGAAGCATTGTTCTTGGCAGCGTAGACGTTGATGAACATGGTGTCGGTGGCCATTGTATTGGGCAGGCCGTCGGGGCCGAACAGCTGCACAAAGGTGAAGTTGCCCTGGGCGCCGCACACCTTGCCAGTGACGGTGGGTTTGCCCCAGCCGTAGCCTTCGACCTCGTAGTCGGTGATGAAGTCCGCGGTCGAGGACTGGACGTAGAGGCCAGCGTAGGGGGGATCGACGCGGTTGAAAAGGAAGGAGAATCTGGCGTGGGGCGTGCCTGAGAGAGAGGTGATTTCGGGAGCGCCGTAGGTGGTGACGTCGCCATCCGTGTGGTTGTACCAGCCGCCGTGGTTGTATTGAGGCCAGGTATTGAGCGTTGGGGTGTCAGCTGCGGCAGCTGCCGTAGCAGCGACGGCGAGGCCTACGGCGATGGAGGGAAAATTGACCATTTTGAGAGTAGATGAGAAGAAAGTGAGGTGTTGGAGAAGGATTGTCACGATGGGGAGCAGATGAGGGCATCAATCGAAAGCTCACGAGAGGTATATGATTATTTATACTCGAATACAGTCAAGCCCGGGATGTAACTCATGAGTCTAGCCATGCTATTCAGCCTTTTGCCCCTCTACGAGGTCTTGGCAAGAATAGGCAGAAGGGCGGGTATTGCAGATTTCATCGTAGTGCCTCCAAGCTCGACCAGGGCCTGCCGCCCGAGTCTGATGCTATCATGCCACGAACACGAGCGCGACGGGTAAGACTCCCAAGTTGGGGTTAGCCGTGGAGATTTTGGTACCGAGATCTGATTTTTGATTACTCCATAATGGTTCATGGAGAGTATCTCGAGCAGAGGAGTACGTGGTAAGGGAGTTGGGAACAAAGCGAATGGCTCTCTCAACTACTGAGCCGTTGAGCAGAAAGAAAGGACATAGCTTGAGGTTTAGCAAAGACCAAAGTTCTTTCTGCAATCGTGACTGAGGTCGTTGAAAGAGGAAGGTGTTTTTGCTACGAAGCGAAGATGCTTACGTCCACGAATACGATCTGACTGCTTCAGGGATTAACACGGGCAAAGATATCATAGGCCGCCCTGCCCGCTGCATCCACCCGGGCACAGGGAGTAAGCCAAAGGACGTGCATTCTGCGGAACCTAAACACTATTTCCCGTCCGTCCCGTTGGAGGCCAAATCGTCTCTTGTTTTGACTCTCTTTGCATCAGATCTTGATCAACCTAGCCTTGGCTGATCAGACGGACAACAGGCCCCGACCACTTCGTCTCTGCCTCCAGGTCTGCTCATCCCTGCTTCCCATCACCATACCTTACTTCAGCTGCTCTTCGGTCCGAACTATCGCCGTCAGTCTCCATGCAGTCGCGTCCCAGCTAATCCATGGCACAGGTTGCAGGACAACCAGGCACACCCCAGAGTTCAGCTCTTTTGCGCAACTGGTATCTCCCAACGGCCCAATAAGCAGCGCCAATTGCAAGAACAGCTTCTGTCTGTCACTGCTGGCGAATCACGTCCAGTTTCAGGACACTAATCGGCCAGCTCTACTCCAAACCAGCAGCGCTACGGCGCATCATATTGCGACGTCAATCGCACCAAAGACATCTTTGCTGCTTGCGGCGTTACCGATCTTGAATCATTGCTGTGACTGTGAGGAAGCCCCGGTCAAGCTGAGCTGAACATACAGTACCTACCTATCCGTAGGTACGAAGTACCTTGCTCGCGCCGACTCGGCATGCATCCCGCGACGAGACATTCAGAATCCCACCCAGCCAACCGTTGCAACGCCCTTTCCTTGGCCGTAGGTCAGCCCAGCTCCAAAAGAGCCCCATTTTACATGCAAGTAACGGCCCTCCCAAGCCTTCCAAGACGGCTCTGTACCCCGGAACACGCGTACATGAAGCCCGCCGAGGGGCTCTAAACCCCCGTGAAAATCCTCCTCCACGATGGGTAACTGCTTCTCACTTCttctcccctccccctcctctccCTTGCTCGAGACCACCGCCATGACGAACCTCACCATCCGCAACCTCACGGCCCTGCCAGTCACCCTCAAGCGTGTCGAACGCTTCGAGGGCGAGAGGAAGCGCACCGGAGACTTCCTGGGCAACACCTTTGGTACCATTGGCTCCTTAATGAATGCGACCAACTTCACCACCAAAGAGACCCACGCAAAGGGAGATGCCCACCAGACCGAGGATGTCGATGTTCATGTCGAGCCATTCGCCATCAGCGGCACCGAGATTGGCGCACCAGATATTGGAAATCACGATGTCGTTCGTCTCCAGTTCGAAATTGAGGGCCACCGTTATGAGATTGACGCCCCGAGCCCCACCAACCGCTCTTCCGTCATGAAGAAGCTCGACGATGCGCCTCTGGAGCTGACGGCCGTCTACGTGGCCAATGGCGCATTCCTCGCCATCATGTCGTCCGCAAACCTCAATGCCTGGATGCACGAGCTGCGCGACGAATACCCGCTACCCCTCCTCTCCATCCCCGGCACCCACAACTCGCCGACGTGTTACACGGCGCTGCCCTCCGTCCGCTGCCAGGCCGTCGGCGTCCGCGAGCAGCTCGACAACGGCGTCCGCTTCCTCGACATCAGAGTCTCCGTCTCCCAGGACAACGACGACCTCGCCCTCGTCCACTCCGCCTTCCCCATCTCCCTGACCGGCAACAAGTACTTTGCCGACATGCTCTCCGACATCTACGCCTATCTGGACGCCAACCCCTCCGAGACGGTCCTCATGTCCGTCAAGCGCGAGGGCACGGGCAAGGGCAACGACGAGCAGCTCAGCCGCTACCTCCGCGACCGCTACGTCGGCCGCGACGCCCACAGGTGGTTCGTCGAGCCGCGAATCCCGCCCCTTGGCGACTGTCGCGGCCGCATCGTGCTCATCCGCCGCTTCGGCCTCGACGAACCCCTGCGCGGCGAGCACGACGGCCGCGGCTGGGCCATTGACGCCCAGAACTGGCCCGACAACTGCGAGGACGGCACCGTCGGCGGCGGCCTCATCCGCGTCCAGGACTTTTACGAAATCGACCAGTCGACAAACGTAGAGAAGAAGATCAACTTCTCCCACGGCCAGCTCGAGCGCGCCGCCGAGCAGCTCTTCCACCTCCCCGGCATGCCCGACTTCAACGCCGACGCACCGCCGCTGCCCTTCTTTGTCAACTTTTTGAGCGCGAGCAACTTCTTCAACGCCACCTGCTGGCCGGAGCGCATCGCCGCCAAAGTGAACCCGGCCGTCATCGAGTACCTCTGCATACGCCACGGCGAGCCAGGCAAGGGTCCGCACCAGCTCAATGTCGGCGACGCGGCGACGGGCATCATTGTCACGGACTGGGTTGGCGCGCACGGCGATTGGGATTTGATCAGGTGTATCGTGGGCATGAACGCGCGTCTGCAGCTCAAGCACTAGGTGTGTCTGTGCCGCAGTGTGCGATTGGAGACTGGCGCAAGGGTTGTGGATATCAAGGGAGGCAAGGCATCATTGTTACACGATCAGAAAGCGAAGCGACAGAAAAAATGCGATGAAAATATCATGTTTTATTATTGAGTCATCAGACTAAGGAAGATAGATCAGGTGTCATTGAAGAGTCCAGGTTCCTAGAAGTTGTCATGTTAGCGAAGTGCTTTGCTAAAGTAATGGCAAAACAAAATGTAAAAATGACAGGTCTCGATCAGTTCTCCAAGGTGAATCGGTTTATGTTTTCTCTTTCATGATATTCAGTACTAGAGCTAATAAAAGGTCATCCGTGAGACGGTGGGCGTTGCGCTTGCAACAGAAAAAAGTACGAAAAAAAATTGTAGACCTACCATTTGGGTATCAAAACAAAACGAGAAACATCAGTACAAGCAAGTTACCTATGTCGCGGGTCAGCGACTTGTCAGGCATGTGTGAAGCAAACACCAAGTGAACGATCTGCTGGCTGTTAGTGATGCTATCCAAAGGATGTGAGATTTGAGTTTGAATTACCTCAATATCAGAAAGTGTTAATTACGTTCATGTCCAGCAAACACCGAAGTGAGCGCCAGTCAAACAGTGTGAATACTTGATCAACTCATCATAGTATCGAGAGACTGAACACGGTCGCCGCCTGGGCAGCAGAAGAGGGAAAAATGTTTACCTGCGTCGAGAACAGTCAGCATGGCCAACCTCAACCAGATGAACGCAAGCTTTCCAAAGGACACTCTCCTGCGCGCAAACGCAGAGAGAGTACCTTGAACACAAGCAAATAGTGGTAACCACGATCAGTTGACGATCGATCTCAACAAGAAGCCCCGACACCCAACACCACAGAGTTTGTACGCTCCGTTTGTTTCTGGCGAGGGGCATCGAGGTTCGTTTATGTCCGCCCGTTCGTTCAAATCTTCCTCATTGTGGTGTTTGCTTGTGGGGGGAAGGAAAGCATTTAGGCGGAGCCTGGAAAATATGTATTTACCTATCCGACTGATGTTAGCTTGGATGCTACCTGGATAGATGCGAACAAAAGAAGGTAAAATTTTGGCTCTAGATCAGACAAGGCTGAAACTATTGCACCGGATTCAACATTATGTATTCTGCATGAGGAATCCCTATGGTGTACGAAGTGTTCATCATATAGAGGCGAAGGGGAAAGGGGGGTGGAGCGACCGGAAAGTGCAAACGAACCTTTTGAAAATAGTGTCAAAAGCAAGGGCTTCAAATTTGGAAGCGATTGAAAATTCGTAAGAGAAAATTCTGTTGCGCGTTAGCTTTGGTCCCACAACTCCGTAGACGCGAATAGACAGGAAGCTGCGCAAGAATTTGCTCAGTTCTAAGAAAAGTGTCACACCATGGAAATAGGTCTGATTTGGATTGTTCAATGTTGTTTCCAATCATCATGCAAAAAGACAAAAGAAACCAGGTGAACTCTCGTGAGACAAAGAAGATCAAACTTACCAATTGAAAGTATTCCCAATGCCTGCCAGACGCGCACCAGTCTGGCGTCTGCGCAATGGCAGGCAGAGGGAGAAAGGTCTTGGTGATTGACCTTGTTGAGTATGGAAAAGAGAAGTCTGCAGCAGTTGGAAGAGCTTCGTGGAAAATTTaaaggaaagaaaaaagtcCAGAGTGGGGGTCCTACCTCGAGATGATGCGCTAGCCTCTTTTGGACTAGCGGGAAACATGACCACTGGCATGGCTGTGGCGGTGCTTTCGGGAATCTGTGCTGACAACCTCAGGTGGCGAAGTCTATCTTATCGCctccctctttataattgCTCCCCGCGATCTCCCGTCCTCCCCCAGGTTTCCCTCCTTTCCCAAGGACATAGCTCCAGACACGACACTGTTCGACTCGACCTTGACGTTCCCCTTACCGGTCGTGATCTCTTAGGAGTCACTCCAAACAAACCCGCCAAAATGTCTGCCGCGGGGGGTATATGGGCTCCAGCAGCCCTACGCCTCCTCCGCGTGGGCATCACCAGAACGACAAAGATGATACGAACCAAACTCGCAAACGCAACCCGCCCGGCCGTCCAGGGCGAACTCGCACACATCCCCATCCGCACGACGCCGACGGGCCGACAGCCCATTCACCCGGCCGCTCTCCTCAGACAGAAGCGCGCGGGACGCTGGTACTCGACCCAGAGCATCAACAACACCGTTCGCAGATGGATCTCCACGAGCGGTAGCCCCGGCGGCAGCAGCGCACGCTTCAGCCGGGCATCGTTCCCGAGTTCAAACACATCCCGCCGCGTGGGCCAAATGACCGGCCGCGCGCCCTTTGCGAGCACGCTCCGACCGAATCTCACCGGCGGTGCCATCGCCCGCACTCAGGGCGGCTACAGCGTCGGCGGTGGGGCCCGCTACTTCTCTCACACGCCCGCGGCGCCCGCGCAAGTGATCCAGAACGTCTCCGTCGCGATGCGCGCCTTCTGCCTCTCTGGCCAAAAGGTACGCTACGACGGCCTCAACGGTCGCGGCGACAAGCGCTACCGCGCCGTCTCGGAGCTCGAGCAGGCCGCGTACGTCAAGATGATGGGCGCCACCTCCCGCGGGAACCCCGGCTCCTTCGTCGACTTCCACATCAGCCCCACCGTCACGGCCCTCAGCCCCctggccgccgccgccgctgcggGTTTCACCTCCGCTAACGCCGAGGCCCCCACCACCACCCTCAACGAGGATGGCTTCCTCGACGTTCTGTCCATTGACTTTGCTCGCGCTCTCAAGGACCTCGCCGTCGTTTTCGCAGACCTGAAGAGGCTTGCCTTGTTTGGTGATTTGCCAATCACGATGGAAAAGAAAAATGTGCTCCGGGTGCGATTCCCTGGAGTTGACGCTGAGACCGTCGAGCGGCTGTGCGATGATGCTGGCGTTCAACGCGGTATTGTCGGTCAAGACGCCGATTTTGAAATCGAGAATGGCGTCTCGGTGGCGCTTCGATTCCCATACGCTCCTGACGACGACGTCAAGACCATCACTTCGCCCGGCGGTTCACTGCGGTCGCTTTCCGGCATCGATGTCGACCTGGAAGAGGCGTTCATGGATGAGATGGAAGAGCACTCTTGGATGTCAGACCCCGAGGGATACGAAAGCTTATCGCCCACCCCAAAGACCAGTGAGGACTGCTCTGATGGGTACGAGGGGCTTGAGGGCATATACAGATTCCTGGAGGAGTGTGACCGCAATAAGGGACGTTTTTAACGGGTGGGTCTTCTTTGTGTTTTTATTAACGGTTGAAGCCGCAGATTGGGTTCTGGGCGATGTAAGGATCTACGCTCTTTGTATAATAACATGGGACTCTGGCCTCACGAAATAGCCGAGTAGTGAAATGAGATTTCCTACATCCACATCAAGGCCAAGTCACTATTCAGTAGTGCATCGTCACACGGTGGACGCCATAAGTGATATGTCTTGAATTGCCCTCATCTCCTATCCATACACTTAAAAGCAACCCCGCAGACCTCCTTAGGCGCATTCTGTTGGCATTTAACTCTGGGACGATGCTGTTTGCGCAATACTGCGAGCCAATACAATCTACATCCAGAGATTGGCGAACAATACTTAGCCCTCGTAATCCAAGCCCACT
The Colletotrichum lupini chromosome 6, complete sequence DNA segment above includes these coding regions:
- a CDS encoding phosphatidylinositol-specific phospholipase C; the protein is MGNCFSLLLPSPSSPLLETTAMTNLTIRNLTALPVTLKRVERFEGERKRTGDFLGNTFGTIGSLMNATNFTTKETHAKGDAHQTEDVDVHVEPFAISGTEIGAPDIGNHDVVRLQFEIEGHRYEIDAPSPTNRSSVMKKLDDAPLELTAVYVANGAFLAIMSSANLNAWMHELRDEYPLPLLSIPGTHNSPTCYTALPSVRCQAVGVREQLDNGVRFLDIRVSVSQDNDDLALVHSAFPISLTGNKYFADMLSDIYAYLDANPSETVLMSVKREGTGKGNDEQLSRYLRDRYVGRDAHRWFVEPRIPPLGDCRGRIVLIRRFGLDEPLRGEHDGRGWAIDAQNWPDNCEDGTVGGGLIRVQDFYEIDQSTNVEKKINFSHGQLERAAEQLFHLPGMPDFNADAPPLPFFVNFLSASNFFNATCWPERIAAKVNPAVIEYLCIRHGEPGKGPHQLNVGDAATGIIVTDWVGAHGDWDLIRCIVGMNARLQLKH
- a CDS encoding casein kinase II beta 2 subunit; this translates as MSAAGGIWAPAALRLLRVGITRTTKMIRTKLANATRPAVQGELAHIPIRTTPTGRQPIHPAALLRQKRAGRWYSTQSINNTVRRWISTSGSPGGSSARFSRASFPSSNTSRRVGQMTGRAPFASTLRPNLTGGAIARTQGGYSVGGGARYFSHTPAAPAQVIQNVSVAMRAFCLSGQKVRYDGLNGRGDKRYRAVSELEQAAYVKMMGATSRGNPGSFVDFHISPTVTALSPLAAAAAAGFTSANAEAPTTTLNEDGFLDVLSIDFARALKDLAVVFADLKRLALFGDLPITMEKKNVLRVRFPGVDAETVERLCDDAGVQRGIVGQDADFEIENGVSVALRFPYAPDDDVKTITSPGGSLRSLSGIDVDLEEAFMDEMEEHSWMSDPEGYESLSPTPKTSEDCSDGYEGLEGIYRFLEECDRNKGRF